The following coding sequences lie in one Synechococcus sp. PCC 7336 genomic window:
- a CDS encoding glutathione S-transferase family protein: MIVLYSHPLSGNSYKARLFLSLLGLDREVKTVDLMKGEHKSPEYLAINPFGQVPALVDGEEVILDAQAILVYLARKYGNESWLPLDAFSLSAVTRWLSTTSGEIRQGPEFARLFHLFGVKTIDIEMAAQKSAFILEAIEQHLSDRDWLATDTPTIADIAAFPYIALAPDGHISLDDYPNIRAWIDRIRHLPGFVGMRSIPAPDTVGV; this comes from the coding sequence ATGATTGTTCTATACAGCCACCCCCTTTCTGGCAACAGCTATAAAGCCCGTCTATTCCTGTCGCTGCTCGGCCTCGATCGCGAAGTCAAAACCGTAGATCTGATGAAAGGAGAGCACAAATCCCCCGAGTATCTCGCCATCAATCCCTTCGGCCAAGTACCCGCTCTGGTCGACGGAGAAGAAGTCATCCTAGATGCTCAAGCCATTTTGGTCTATCTAGCCCGCAAATACGGTAATGAGTCTTGGTTGCCCCTCGATGCCTTTTCTCTCAGTGCAGTCACCCGCTGGCTCTCCACCACCAGTGGCGAAATTCGCCAAGGCCCGGAATTCGCCCGACTCTTCCACCTGTTCGGAGTCAAAACCATCGATATTGAGATGGCAGCTCAAAAATCAGCCTTTATTTTGGAGGCGATCGAACAGCATTTAAGCGATCGCGACTGGCTCGCCACCGACACCCCCACCATCGCCGACATCGCTGCGTTCCCCTACATTGCCCTCGCCCCAGACGGTCATATTTCTCTAGATGACTACCCTAACATCCGCGCCTGGATCGATCGCATTCGCCATCTCCCAGGCTTTGTCGGTATGAGAAGCATCCCCGCACCCGACACTGTTGGAGTGTAA
- a CDS encoding nuclear transport factor 2 family protein → MEGKPPYPPFTLESAKAKVQAAEDAWNTRDPERVCLAYTEDSVWRNRAEFFRGREKIKEFLQRKWTKELDYRLKKELWSFTDNRISVRFEYEWHDDGDFWYRAYGNEQWEFAPNGLMQRREASINDVPISESERKFRWERKA, encoded by the coding sequence ATGGAAGGAAAACCCCCTTATCCGCCGTTCACCCTGGAAAGTGCGAAGGCCAAAGTCCAGGCAGCAGAAGATGCCTGGAATACCCGCGACCCCGAACGAGTCTGTTTGGCCTATACCGAAGACTCTGTATGGAGAAATCGAGCGGAATTCTTTCGCGGACGCGAAAAAATCAAAGAATTCCTGCAGCGAAAGTGGACTAAAGAACTCGATTATCGACTCAAAAAAGAGTTGTGGAGTTTTACCGACAACCGCATTTCGGTGCGTTTTGAGTACGAATGGCACGACGATGGCGACTTCTGGTATCGCGCCTACGGCAACGAGCAATGGGAATTTGCCCCCAATGGCTTGATGCAACGGCGAGAAGCCAGCATCAATGACGTTCCCATCTCAGAATCCGAGCGCAAATTTCGTTGGGAGCGCAAAGCCTAG
- a CDS encoding TetR/AcrR family transcriptional regulator — MSKQQAIAQLVPVFRRYGYEGATLSRLSQASGLGRASLYHYFPEGKEEMAAAVLQYVNRWFAETVLAPLKGDGEPGDRLRAMSEGLAEFYRHGEETCLLSAMSLGEADDLFHAQLQEAMAAWMGAIAKVLQEAGLSPELARQRAEGSVMQIQGALVVARVMGDMTAFERAIQRLPVMLLERDWDGFTES, encoded by the coding sequence ATGTCGAAGCAGCAGGCGATCGCTCAATTAGTACCCGTCTTTCGTCGCTATGGCTACGAGGGGGCCACGCTGTCGCGACTCTCGCAGGCGTCGGGTCTGGGTCGAGCGAGTCTTTACCATTACTTTCCAGAGGGCAAAGAGGAGATGGCGGCGGCGGTGTTGCAGTATGTCAACCGCTGGTTTGCCGAGACGGTGTTGGCTCCGTTAAAGGGGGACGGAGAACCGGGCGATCGCCTGCGGGCGATGAGCGAGGGTTTGGCGGAGTTTTATCGCCATGGCGAGGAGACTTGTTTGCTGTCGGCGATGTCGTTGGGAGAGGCGGACGATTTGTTTCACGCTCAACTGCAAGAGGCAATGGCGGCGTGGATGGGGGCGATCGCTAAAGTATTGCAGGAGGCAGGATTGTCTCCCGAGCTGGCTCGACAGCGGGCAGAAGGATCGGTGATGCAGATTCAAGGGGCGTTGGTGGTGGCGCGGGTGATGGGGGATATGACTGCGTTCGAACGGGCGATTCAACGCCTACCGGTCATGCTGTTAGAGCGTGATTGGGATGGTTTCACAGAATCTTGA
- a CDS encoding DUF29 domain-containing protein, with translation MTGGYDTDFNCWARETARLLREKRWHELDLEHLIEEVEDLGKSERRALSSQLERILIHLLKWQYQPQRRTDSWLDFSNDGRVQIYKILKDSPSLKTFPAIRLAEDYEDARRYAAKQTGLSIEKFPLDCPYSVEQILDDNWLPEA, from the coding sequence ATGACTGGTGGCTACGACACTGACTTCAATTGCTGGGCTCGAGAAACTGCTCGACTCCTGCGAGAAAAACGATGGCACGAGCTTGACTTAGAGCATCTCATTGAAGAGGTGGAAGACTTGGGTAAGAGCGAACGTAGAGCTCTTAGCAGTCAGTTAGAGCGAATTCTGATTCATCTCTTGAAATGGCAATACCAGCCACAGCGACGAACAGATAGTTGGCTGGATTTTAGCAACGACGGACGGGTCCAGATTTATAAAATCTTGAAAGACAGCCCTAGTTTAAAAACGTTTCCAGCCATACGACTTGCTGAGGATTATGAAGATGCTCGCCGCTATGCAGCAAAGCAAACTGGACTCAGTATCGAAAAATTCCCTCTAGACTGTCCTTACTCAGTGGAACAAATACTGGACGATAACTGGCTGCCAGAGGCGTAG